In Humulus lupulus chromosome 7, drHumLupu1.1, whole genome shotgun sequence, the following are encoded in one genomic region:
- the LOC133789861 gene encoding zinc finger BED domain-containing protein RICESLEEPER 2-like, giving the protein MMDQMKEKLRNASLLMKGELVHMKCSAHILNLIVQQGLGAIQGAIETIRESVVFWTGTPKRVEKFEEAKKGLSCASNKKLVLDCKTRWNSTYLMLTSAIVYKDVFSRLIHTEKNYKKEPSERDWLLAKVMCEKLKLFYHVTEMFSGTKYPTTNLFFSKICDIWLLLKECLKSSYDEIRIMASNMMDKFEQYWTSIHGILAIATVMDPRFKMKLIEYYFPKIYVGEYQNEVERIRMLCYDLVKEYKPNDGKENLPDPLSNASGVGGDSDGYVDPLAGYDLFVSRRWILSRLS; this is encoded by the coding sequence ATGATGgatcaaatgaaagaaaaattgagaaatgCTTCTTTACTAATGAAAGGTGAATTAGTTCATATGAAATGTTCTGCTCATATCTTGAACTTGATTGTCCAACAAGGATTAGGAGCAATTCAAGGTGCCATAGAAACTATACGTGAGAGTGTAGTTTTTTGGACTGGTACTCCAAAAAGAGTTGAAAAGTTTGAagaggctaagaaaggattatcATGTGCAAGCAATAAAAAGCTAGTGCTTGATTGTAAGACTAGGTGGAATTCTACTTATTTGATGCTTACTAGTGCCATTGTTTATAAAGATGTGTTCAGTCGCTTAATACACACtgagaaaaattacaaaaaagaaCCTAGTGAGCGAGATTGGCTTTTGGCAAAAGTTATGTGTGAGAAACTGAAGTTGTTTTACCATGTCACTGAGATGTTTTCTGGGACCAAATATCCTACTACTAATCTATTCTTCTCTAAGATTTGTGATATTTGGTTGTTGCTTAAGGAGTGTCTTAAGTCTTCATACGATGAGATTAGGATAATGGCATCAAATATGATGGATAAATTTGAGCAGTATTGGACTTCCATTCATGGCATATTAGCCATAGCAACTGTTATGGATCCAAGGTTTAAGATGAAATTGATTGAGTATTATTTTCCTAAAATTTATGTTGGTGAATATCAAAATGAAGTTGAACGAATTAGAATGTTGTGCTATGATTTGGTGAAAGAATACAAACCAAATGATGGAAAAGAAAATCTTCCTGATCCTTTATCCAATGCTTCTGGAGTTGGAGGGGATAGTGATGGATATGTGGATCCTTTAGCTGGTTATGACTTGTTCGTTAGTAGAAGGTGGATACTTTCACGTCTGAGTTAG